The DNA window ATCGAACTGGGGACGTTATGCGTGTTAAGCATATGCCATAACCAACTAGACCACGGAACCAATTGATGGAAGTTAAAAGCTTTTGTGATTTTTATcatataaaataatatatgatttcaattcttcgAGAACTGATTTAAACTAGCAAGAATTTACTAAAACATTATAAATCCAGTCTTAATTATACACTTATATGGTTATCTTTGATTTGATAACGTTTAGGAGGCATTTATCTTTATTGTTAAATTGAAGGCTAATCCACTGATATCACGTGACATGATTATAATCTTCCACAATTAATACTAAACATGTTCCAAAGACATATAAAAGTACATATTTGTAGTATATTTTATGAATTGTTTATTCAAGCTATATAGGAAAGTAAGTTTTAACAGTATTGGTAATAAGATATTTTTACTGGTTTTGGttgaaattggaatttaatcttgaccaaaaaaatttatacaCTATCATATTgtaatattgttgtttgaaaatttttcttgaaaaaCTGTGTAAAAAAGACAAGCAGAGATATCTAATTACAGAAAAGAGGAAATAACAGTTTTAaaactttttatttaaaaaccATAAGATAGTTCAGTCAATCGAACCAATAGTTGcaatatttcaattcattattttttagGGTTTAGTGAGTggcttttttttccttGCAAAATTCTCAATTTCTCACAAACACACTGATATTTAAATTagaaaactgaaaaaatttttttcttttaattcatcatcacttttctttcaaaattgtCTTTCTTCAAACCAAGCTTAAAAGAGTATGCATTGCATTTCCTTTCCCAATCCAAAatgttaataaaaaaaatattatgtTTTTGATGATAACCTTACTCAGCTCACTCAGAGTTTTGACGATGCTGATAACATTTCCTTTTTCCAACATTCATCATTTTAGCtgataatataatattttttgataCATTTTTCGCGAGAACTTTGGATCTTatgaattgataaatacTAACATAAATTCTACTTAGCAGAGATGATTGGACTTTTAGGTCTCAAGTCTTCGATTTCATTTGTTTGCGGGACCAAGAATTGAGTGGTAGtggctgttgttgttgtatttggATTAGTATTAGCACCAATACCATTATTAGACTTGTATTTGATCATTGATTTTGCGTACAATTCCTCATTGTACTTGACTGGATCgaaattgttgatcaaCACATCTGGCCCCATAATGACCCACCCAGCACGTAATCTGATTGGAGTCGAATACCCCAATTTAGATGGAACCAAATGTAATCTTCTGTTGGAGTTGGAAAAGTTCTCAGCAACTCTGTATATAGCTTCTGGAACAGCATTGTATGTTGACTTCTGTCGTGTCTTGTCATTTGGGGATTCAATTTGCAAATCAGTATCAATGTTGCAATGAATCAAATGATTATCGGTAGATCTTCTCACGGTGCCTGTAATACACATCCAACAATGCCATTGTTGTCTTTCAAACAACGGAATTACCTCTGTAGCACCGGAGTTATGTGGATAATATGGTGATTTATCATCTATCGGCAAAAAGATCAACTCTTCTGATCTTCTAAATCTTTTATTGAAGTTGTCATTGTTCAAAAGTCTTGTCAACTCTTGAATCTTCTGGGTTGTTGCCCAGATGAAAAGAAACCCAGGTTTTGAACACAACTGATGAATGGGAATGCTGTTCAATATTGGCAAAATGAATTGGTTCTCAGCTAGAGCACCAATCATAATGACATCAAAACGGATGTTGTAATTCTCTATCCATCGATTTAATGTGGGTACTATCTCACCAGTGGTACATCTGGCACCATAAGCTTGCGAGGTGTGCTTTTTAATTTGAAGACGTTTTAAATGGTGCAACTTTGCCAATTTGGGATATCCTTCTAACGGGTTTTTCACGTTCCTAATAAGTTTAACGCCTGGCTCTCCAGTGTGGACATAATGGTTGCAATAATCAACAGTTTCCTTCGTTACTTTGACTAAATTACTTTTCTCGTTAGACTCAGTTGTTCTTGAGGATGCTTGAGTAGCATAGGTGCTTGATGAAATAGTGTTGTTTGTGCTTGAAGTCGATGAAGAGGCTCGAGAGCCAAACTTATTGTAAGTATACATTTAGTACCTCTCTTTTTTATGCACTAATAAAAGCCAAACCTCTAATGAAGTTAgatgaaagaaagaataaaagAAGTTAagaacaaaacaaaaaagagaaaaggcacttaattgattaatttgcCATTATGTGTAATTTATATTCAGATCACTTTTCTGTGGGTTGTAAAAGTATTGTTTCAAATACTTGGTGTCAGAAGATATATTACTT is part of the Candida dubliniensis CD36 chromosome R, complete sequence genome and encodes:
- a CDS encoding karyogamy protein kar4 homologue, putative (Similar to S. cerevisiae KAR4), coding for MYTYNKFGSRASSSTSSTNNTISSSTYATQASSRTTESNEKSNLVKVTKETVDYCNHYVHTGEPGVKLIRNVKNPLEGYPKLAKLHHLKRLQIKKHTSQAYGARCTTGEIVPTLNRWIENYNIRFDVIMIGALAENQFILPILNSIPIHQLCSKPGFLFIWATTQKIQELTRLLNNDNFNKRFRRSEELIFLPIDDKSPYYPHNSGATEVIPLFERQQWHCWMCITGTVRRSTDNHLIHCNIDTDLQIESPNDKTRQKSTYNAVPEAIYRVAENFSNSNRRLHLVPSKLGYSTPIRLRAGWVIMGPDVLINNFDPVKYNEELYAKSMIKYKSNNGIGANTNPNTTTTATTTQFLVPQTNEIEDLRPKSPIISAK